One window of the Salvia miltiorrhiza cultivar Shanhuang (shh) chromosome 6, IMPLAD_Smil_shh, whole genome shotgun sequence genome contains the following:
- the LOC130989540 gene encoding amino acid transporter AVT1I-like, whose amino-acid sequence MKPAEDGGDLSIGIPFLGGNGDNKEAEYQLRRRHSVSGSTSFFKTCFNGLNALSGVGILSVPYALSSGGWWSLTLLFLIAGCTYYTSLLIQRCMDSDTNIRSYPDIGERAFGAKGRMIVSVAMNVELYLVATGFLILEGDNLHNLVPGLGGGGDFITGKQAFTLIVGLVVLPTVWVDNMAILSYISATGVVASFVLIASILWSAVFDGIGFHQQGTLLNTRGIPTAVSLYAFCYCAHPVFPTLYTSMRDQKKFSKVLLVCFVVCTVSYASMAVLGYMMFGSSVQSQVTLNLPTNKISSKVAIYTTLVNPLAKYALMVSPLVNALERRFLVRRSRGLSVLIRTLLVGSTIFVALAVPFFGYLMSLVGAFLSVTASVILPCLCYVKISGIYVRFGGELMVLCGIVVVGAVVLVIGTYTALLEIVDHLIAS is encoded by the exons ATGAAACCTGCTGAAGACGGCGGCGACCTCTCGATCGGAATACCGTTTCTGGGCGGCAATGGCGATAATAAAGAGGCTGAATATCAACTCCGCCGCCGCCACTCTGTTTCGGGCTCGACTTCTTTCTTCAAAACCTGCTTCAACGGCCTCAATGCTCTATcag GGGTAGGAATATTATCAGTTCCTTATGCACTATCATCCGGCGGGTGGTGGAGCTTAACACTGCTCTTCCTCATCGCCGGCTGCACTTACTACACATCTCTACTGATCCAAAGATGCATGGATTCGGATACAAACATCCGAAGCTACCCCGATATAGGCGAACGAGCATTCGGGGCCAAAGGAAGGATGATCGTATCAGTAGCAATGAACGTCGAGTTGTATCTTGTGGCGACCGGTTTCTTGATACTCGAGGGCGATAACCTGCACAATCTAGTTCCCGGCCTCGGTGGAGGAGGAGATTTTATAACCGGAAAGCAGGCCTTCACTCTCATCGTTGGCCTCGTCGTGCTGCCTACCGTCTGGGTAGACAATATGGCCATTCTTTCTTACATATCAGCCACCGGAGTAGTAGCTTCCTTCGTGCTCATCGCCTCGATTCTGTGGTCTGCTGTTTTTGATGGGATCGGATTTCACCAACAGGGCACTCTGCTCAACACCAGAGGAATCCCCACCGCGGTCAGCCTGTACGCCTTCTGTTATTGCGCGCACCCGGTTTTCCCCACGCTCTACACTTCCATGAGAGACCAGAAGAAGTTTTCTAAG GTTTTGCTCGTGTGCTTCGTGGTGTGCACCGTGAGCTACGCCTCGATGGCGGTCCTAGGGTACATGATGTTCGGGTCGAGCGTGCAGTCTCAAGTGACACTGAATCTGCCTACTAATAAGATAAGCTCCAAAGTGGCCATCTACACCACATTGGTGAATCCATTGGCTAAGTATGCCTTGATGGTGAGCCCGCTTGTGAACGCTCTCGAGAGGCGATTCTTGGTGCGGCGTAGCAGAGGGTTGAGCGTACTGATCAGGACGCTGCTGGTGGGGAGCACCATCTTCGTGGCGTTGGCCGTGCCCTTCTTCGGGTATCTGATGTCGCTGGTCGGGGCGTTTCTGAGCGTCACGGCCTCGGTGATCCTGCCGTGCCTCTGCTATGTGAAGATATCGGGGATTTATGTGAGATTTGGGGGTGAGTTGATGGTGCTGTGTGGGATTGTGGTAGTTGGTGCTGTTGTGCTCGTGATTGGTACTTATACAGCTTTGTTGGAGATTGTTGATCATCTCATTGCATCGTGA
- the LOC130990918 gene encoding uncharacterized protein LOC130990918, whose amino-acid sequence MVKHKQQLRAVLGCGAKEEVGNGKRRSESSSASIASIRGANVEVDANVEVETNFEEYVRDPGLRRPIEEFDISIRDQIRREYLSMGPCQLVGHNYPKTQFGNQLRSFQDVWYQKFVWLEYSVAKDACFCFWCYLFKPEDKSSRYKTDVFTKTGFTNWKKALIKFVEHVGDENSCHNNARIQVEAFKDQRHSVANMFRSNARELDVAYRTRLTASLDVTRFLLKQGLPFRGHDESTTSLNRGNFLELLQWYSDHNDVVSKVLGSNAPGNNQMNSPQIQKDLARACASEVTLAIINDIGDKVFTMLVDEARDVSLKEQMGVVLRYVNDKDVVDTCSHSLKDALSALFVKHGLSLSKLRGQGYDGASNMRGEFNGLKALILEENPYAMYIHCFSHQLQLIVVAVAVAKSIMAVKDFFSYVSMIVNTTGASCKRKDQLRMLEHERLVKELNDEVRMTGRGLNQETSLARPGDTRWGSHYFTLLRLCAMWPSVEKVLENIHDDTTSSEVRSTARGLLGKMNTYEFVFVMHLMKYLLGMTNELSFALQRKDQNIVQAMSLIDTVKAQLHDFRNTGWEIVCDEVNSFCEVNVISLIDMEDTITQPGYKRQSITNDHYYRVEIFTEVVDLIIQEMNNRFSEASTDLLRCMACDCLCLQQQLRNFIAFVRHHPRFSTITDLGSFAQEMVQSGNHLIFQLVYRMIELTLVLPVATASVERAFSAMKIVKSDLRNRMQDEWMNDILIVYIEKDIFSTIDNEKILQRFQSMSTRRNQLSSLSQTEISSSPSIYS is encoded by the exons ATGGTGAAACACAAGCAGCAGCTGCGTGCTGTACTTGGCTGTGGTGCGAAGGAGGAGGTTG gaAATGGAAAACGTAGGAGTGAATCTTCATCTGCTTCAATTGCATCTATTCGTGGAGCAAATGTAGAAGTTGATGCCAATGTAGAAGTTGAAACAAATTTTGAAGAATACGTTCGTGATCCCGGATTAAGGCGACCAATTGAGGAATTTGATATTTCTATTCGAGATCAAATACGCAGAGAGTATTTGTCTATGGGTCCTTGTCAACTAGTTGGGCATAACTATCCGAAGACTCAATTCGGCAATCAATTAAGGAGTTTTCAAGATGTGTGGTATCAAAAGTTTGTGTGGTTAGAGTACAGTGTAGCAAAAGATGCTTGCTTTTGCTTTTGGTGTTATCTATTCAAGCCTGAAGATAAATCAAGTCGGTATAAAACAGATGTATTCACCAAGACGGGGTTTACCAATTGGAAGAAGGCTTTAATTAAATTTGTGGAGCATGTTGGAGATGAGAATAGTTGTCACAACAATGCAAGAATACAAGTTGAAGCATTTAAAGATCAAAGACATAGTGTGGCAAATATGTTTAGATCAAATGCTCGTGAGTTGGATGTTGCTTATCGCACTCGTTTGACGGCTTCATTGGATGTGACTCGTTTTCTATTGAAGCAGGGATTGCCTTTTCGTGGACATGATGAGTCAACTACTTCTTTAAATCGAGGTAATTTTCTTGAGTTGCTTCAATGGTATAGTGATCATAATGATGTTGTTTCCAAAGTTTTGGGTTCAAATGCTCCTGGTAATAATCAAATGAATTCCCCACAAATTCAAAAAGATTTAGCACGTGCTTGTGCTTCAGAGGTTACACTTGCTATAATCAATGATATTGGGGATAAAGTGTTTACCATGTTGGTTGATGAGGCTCGAGATGTTTCATTGAAAGAGCAAATGGGAGTTGTTTTAAGATATGTGAATGATAAAGATGTTGTCGACACTTGTTCACATTCTTTGAAAGATGCTCTTAGTGCTTTATTTGTGAAACATGGTTTATCACTATCAAAATTGAGGGGTCAAGGATATGATGGAGCTTCAAACATGAGAGGTGAGTTCAATGGGTTGAAAGCCTTAATATTGGAAGAAAATCCTTATGCTATGTACATTCATTGCTTTTCACATCAACTTCAGTTAATTGTTGTTGCTGTTGCTGTTGCTAAGAGTATCATGGCTGTGAAGGACTTTTTTAGCTATGTTTCCATGATAGTGAATACGACTGGAGCATCTTGCAAAAGAAAAGATCAACTTAGAATGTTAGAACATGAGAGATTGGTCAAAGAACTCAATGATGAAGTAAGGATGACTGGAAGAGGCCTAAATCAGGAGACTAGTTTGGCAAGACCTGGAGATACTCGATGGGGTTCACATTATTTTACTTTGCTTCGTTTATGTGCTATGTGGCCTTCAGTTGAGAAAGTGTTGGAGAATATACATGATGATACCACTAGCTCTGAGGTTAGAAGTACTGCAAGAGGTTTGCTTGGAAAGATGAATACTTATGAGTTTGTCTTTGTGATGCACTTGATGAAATATTTGTTAGGAATGACAAATGAGTTGTCATTTGCCTTACAAAGAAAGGATCAAAATATTGTGCAAGCCATGTCTCTGATTGATACAGTGAAAGCTCAATTACATGACTTCAGAAACACTGGTTGGGAGATAGTTTGTGATGAAGTAAATAGTTTTTGTGAGGTGAATGTCATTTCTTTGATTGATATGGAGGACACTATAACTCAACCTGGTTATAAAAGGCAGAGCATCACCAATGATCATTATTATCGTGTGGAGATTTTTACTGAg GTTGTTGATTTAATCATACAAGAGATGAATAATCGTTTTTCTGAAGCTAGCACCGATCTACTTAGGTGCATGGCAT GTGATTGTTTATGTCTTCAACAACAACTCCGTAATTTCATAGCATTTGTACGCCATCATCCTCGCTTTTCTACGATCACTGATTTGGGAAGTTTTGCTCAAGAAATGGTTCAAAGTGgcaatcatttaatttttcaattggTTTATCGAATGATTGAGTTGACATTGGTTTTACCTGTTGCCACTGCTTCTGTTGAGAGAGCATTTTCTGCAATGAAAATTGTCAAAAGTGATTTGCGAAATCGTATGCAGGACGAGTGGATGAATGACATTTTGATCGTGTACATTGAAAAGGATATTTTCTCAACGATTGATAACGAGAAGATATTGCAACGTTTTCAATCGATGAGTACTCGTCGCAATCAGTTGTCATCGCTTTCTCAAACAGAAATAAGTAGCTCACCAAGTATTTATTCTTag